A window of Hyperolius riggenbachi isolate aHypRig1 chromosome 1, aHypRig1.pri, whole genome shotgun sequence contains these coding sequences:
- the LOC137545078 gene encoding beta-1,4-galactosyltransferase galt-1-like: protein MLSGAKWMLYAFASLVFIFFNSVLFHIHQRDFRYLKLSTRDLSITRDTITALDNQTFIISPYYEPREGNSVRVIAIIHVSVKELFCVFHCSPNKTISVRAKIDLHRDRFGFSYGTADLLCAEPPGCDYRYISFQSPKSTNLTQKILFEIRNRPLPSISSNFTVCISTVYGDYNNVLQMVQSIEMYKILGASKVTIYNTSCSRTVDKVLRHYIEEGTLEVVQWPIDKHLQTSDKWLFTKGLTSDISYYGQVAALNDCLYRNMYTSKYILLNDIDEIILPAKDWCWSSLMERLQKEDPTTSVFCIENHFFPTSVNDSRFNLWSHVPGVNILQHPFREPIDWKKFNARKLIVNPRKVFQTSIHSVLKHTGSWKNLPQSMAILFHCTRARRQDITVNDFIRDELLWKYNMSLVPNVDKVIQNLFSQR from the coding sequence ATGTTGTCTGGTGCTAAATGGATGCTGTATGCATTTGCCTCACTTGTCTTCATTTTCTTCAATTCTGTTTTGTTTCACATTCACCAACGAGACTTCAGATACTTGAAGTTGAGCACACGGGACCTTTCCATCACCAGAGACACCATAACAGCCCTGGACAACCAAACATTTATTATTTCTCCATATTATGAACCAAGAGAAGGCAATTCAGTCCGGGTAATTGCCATCATCCATGTGTCTGTGAAAGAACTCTTCTGTGTCTTCCATTGTTCACCCAATAAAACCATCTCAGTTAGGGCTAAAATAGATCTTCACAGAGACAGATTTGGGTTTTCATATGGAACTGCTGATCTCCTGTGTGCAGAACCACCAGGGTGTGATTACAGGTACATATCCTTCCAATCCCCTAAATCTACAAACTTGACCCAGAAGATCCTATTTGAGATCAGGAACCGGCCCCTACCTTCAATCTCTTCCAATTTTACTGTCTGCATTTCTACTGTGTATGGGGACTACAACAATGTTCTACAGATGGTCCAGAGCATTGAGATGTACAAGATTCTGGGGGCTTCCAAGGTCACCATCTATAACACCAGCTGTTCCAGGACTGTAGACAAAGTCTTACGCCATTATATTGAAGAAGGCACTCTGGAAGTAGTTCAATGGCCAATAGACAAGCATCTTCAGACATCCGACAAATGGCTTTTTACCAAAGGACTCACCAGCGACATCAGCTATTATGGGCAAGTGGCAGCCTTAAACGATTGTCTATACAGGAACATGTACACAAGCAAGTATATTCTCCTCAATGACATTGATGAAATTATTCTGCCAGCCAAAGACTGGTGCTGGTCTTCACTAATGGAAAGACTACAGAAGGAGGACCCCACAACAAGTGTCTTCTGTATCGAAAATCACTTCTTTCCCACATCAGTCAATGATTCTAGATTCAATTTGTGGTCTCATGTTCCTGGGGTCAATATTCTCCAACATCCCTTCCGAGAACCTATTGACTGGAAAAAATTTAACGCTCGTAAACTTATTGTCAACCCCAGGAAGGTATTTCAAACGTCTATCCATTCCGTTCTAAAACATACTGGAAGTTGGAAGAATTTACCACAAAGCATGGCCATCCTTTTCCACTGCACAAGAGCACGGAGGCAGGACATCACTGTGAATGACTTCATTCGAGATGAGTTATTATGGAAATACAATATGTCCTTAGTGCCAAATGTTGATAAAGTTATTCAGAATTTATTTTCTCAGCGCTAG